In a single window of the bacterium genome:
- a CDS encoding HAD family hydrolase: MSAPALPAALAARPVVLFDAGGTLITLDYDRVRAAIPAGAGAPPNVAFDAAEARARRWADAALRKELGARGLWNGYFARVLGDAGVAAEAIPAALEALWRANRERGLWRRPVDGARETLRVLHEAGRRLAVVSNAEGQVEADLVEAGFGEFLETVVDSALVGVAKPDPRIFAVCLERLGARPEECLFVGDVPAFDVVGARAAGIEPLLLDPHGVHADVDAPRLASLADLPAALG; encoded by the coding sequence GTGAGCGCCCCCGCGCTGCCGGCCGCCCTCGCGGCGCGGCCGGTCGTGCTCTTCGACGCCGGGGGCACGCTGATCACGCTCGACTACGACCGCGTCCGCGCGGCGATCCCGGCCGGCGCCGGCGCGCCGCCCAACGTCGCGTTCGACGCGGCGGAGGCGCGGGCGCGGCGCTGGGCCGACGCGGCGCTGCGGAAGGAGCTCGGGGCGCGCGGCCTCTGGAACGGCTACTTCGCGCGCGTCCTCGGCGACGCCGGCGTCGCGGCGGAGGCGATCCCCGCGGCGCTGGAGGCGCTCTGGCGCGCGAACCGGGAGCGCGGCCTCTGGCGGCGGCCGGTGGACGGGGCGCGCGAGACGCTGCGCGTCCTGCACGAAGCGGGACGGCGCCTCGCGGTCGTCAGCAACGCCGAGGGACAGGTCGAGGCGGACCTCGTCGAGGCGGGGTTCGGCGAGTTCCTCGAGACGGTCGTCGATTCGGCGCTCGTCGGCGTGGCCAAGCCTGATCCGCGGATCTTCGCCGTCTGCCTCGAGCGGCTCGGCGCGCGCCCGGAGGAGTGCCTTTTCGTGGGGGACGTGCCCGCGTTCGACGTCGTCGGCGCGCGCGCCGCGGGGATCGAGCCGCTGCTGCTCGACCCGCACGGCGTCCACGCCGACGTCGACGCGCCGCGGCTCGCCTCCCTCGCCGATCTTCCCGCGGCGCTCGG